The following proteins are encoded in a genomic region of Jaculus jaculus isolate mJacJac1 chromosome 13, mJacJac1.mat.Y.cur, whole genome shotgun sequence:
- the LOC101606436 gene encoding sodium-dependent phosphate transport protein 1-like has protein sequence METNLAKEEERHQVENQLSTSKVSEFCSFRYGLAVLLHFVNVGILAQGVCVSLTLVTMVNRTDTSGVPNASAVKNLDAIKNPVYNWSPDIQGIILSSSLYGALIAHVPAGYMSGRFSVKMLIGSAVFLSSVFSLVTPGAARLGPALFIVCRVLQGIVQAVVLTAQHAIWVKWAPLLERGRLTSVSQSGIVLGPFMVMLVSGFICDLLGWPMVFYILGVFGCVLSLLWFILFYEDPKDHPWISIREKEYINSSLAQQVSACGQHLPIKAMLKSLPVWAIAFSNFAYVWSTSLFSAYMPTYLSTMLHVNVRENGLLSGLPYLFAYICGIVAGEMADFFQSRKICSLIIIRKLFITLGLLLPVIFSLSLLAPGLGFHGTVTLLVLVSVSLRFCTVGGLLNALDIAPRYYGFLSGVTTLIGVIGGMCSSTIAGQSLSQGPELAWKRMFFLMAGIHVTSLIFYLVFAKAEIQDWAQEAQCTKL, from the exons ATGGAGACCAATCTTGccaaggaggaggagaggcaCCAGGTGGAGAATCAGCTCTCTACCAGCAAAG TCTCAGAGTTCTGTTCCTTTCGCTATGGACTCGCTGTGCTTCTGCACTTCGTTAATGTGGGGATCCTGGCACAGGGAGTATGTGTAAGCCTCACCCTGGTAACCATGGTGAACAGAACAGATACAAGTGGTGTGCCCAACGCATCTGCTGTGAAAAATCTGGATGCCATAAAG aaCCCTGTGTATAACTGGAGTCCTGATATCCAGGGGATCATCCTTAGTTCCTCCTTATATGGTGCACTCATAGCCCATGTTCCTGCTGGCTACATGTCTGGAAGATTCTCTGTGAAGATGTTGATTGGCTCTGCTGTGTTCCTCAGCTCTGTGTTCTCCCTGGTCACCCCAGGAGCAGCTCGCCTTGGACCAGCTTTGTTTATCGTGTGCCGAGTGCTCCAGGGAATAGTCCAG GCTGTAGTATTAACAGCCCAGCATGCAATATGGGTGAAATGGGCCCCTCTGTTGGAACGAGGCAGACTTACTTCTGTGAGCCAATCAG GGATTGTACTGGGGCCATTCATGGTCATGCTTGTGAGCGGATTCATCTGTGATCTTCTGGGCTGGCCCATGGTGTTTTATATTTTGG GTGTGTTTGGCTGTGTTCTGTCTCTTCTCTGGTTCATCCTGTTCTATGAGGACCCCAAGGACCACCCGTGGATAAGCATCAGGGAGAAGGAATACATCAACTCTTCTCTCGCCCAGCAG GTCAGCGCATGTGGACAACATCTGCCAATCAAGGCTATGCTGAAGTCTCTTCCAGTCTGGGCCATCGCCTTCTCTAACTTTGCTTACGTGTGGTCAACCTCCCTCTTTTCAGCATACATGCCAACATATCTCAGCACCATGCTTCATGTCAATGTGAGAGAG AATGGGCTGCTCTCTGGTCTCCCCTATTTGTTTGCTTACATCTGTGGTATCGTAGCCGGTGAGATGGCAGACTTCTTCCAGTCCAGGAAGATTTGCAGCCTAATTATCATCCGGAAACTCTTCATCACATTAG GACTCCTCCTTCCTGTGATCTTCAGCCTGAGCCTGCTGGCCCCGGGCCTCGGCTTCCATGGCACCGTCACCCTCCTGGTTCTTGTCTCTGTATCGCTCCGATTCTGTACAGTTGGAGGACTTCTCAATGCCCTGGACATTGCCCCCAG GTATTATGGATTTCTCAGTGGAGTTACAACATTAATTGGAGTGATAGGAGGCATGTGTTCCTCAACTATCGCTGGGCAGAGCCTTAGTCAG